AGGTGGTGTCCTTGGAGGAGCTGGGGCGCCCGCGGATCGACGTGGTCGTCCGGATCTCCGGCTTCTTCCGGGACGCGTTCCCGCACCTGGTGTCCCTGATCGACGACGCGGTGACGACGGTCGCCGCGCTCGACGAGAGCGACGACGACAACTACGTCCGCAAGCACGCGCGCGCCGACGCCGAGCGCCTGGCCGAGGAGCTGGGCGAGCGCGGCGCCTGGCGGCGCTCGACCGCGCGCGTCTTCGGGTCCCGGCCGGGCTCGTACGGCGCCGGGCTGCTGGAGCTGATCGACGCGCGCAACTGGCGCGACGACGCGGACCTCGCCGCGGTCTACGAGGCGTGGGGCGGGCACGCGTACGGCGCGGGCCTGGACGGGGTCGAGGCGCGCGGCGCGGTCCGCGACTGCTTCGCGCGGATCGAGGTCGCGGTCAAGAACATCGACAACCGCGAGCACGACCTGTTCGACTCCGACGGCTACTTCCAGTACCACGGCGGGATGGTCGCGGCGGTGCGGGCGCTGTCCGGCCGTGGCCCGAAGGCGTGGGTCGGCGACAGCGCCGACCCGGCGCATGTCCGCGCGCTGTCGCTGGCCGAGGAGGCGCGGCGCGTGTTCCGCGCCCGCGTGACGAACCCGCGCTGGATCGGCGCGATGGTCCGCCACGGCTACAAGGGCGCGTTCGAGCTGGCCGCGACCGTCGACTACCTGTTCGGCTACGACGCCACGACCGGCGTCGTCGACGACTGGATGTACGAGGCGATCAGCGACAAGTACGTCCGCGACCCGGACGTCGGCGAGTTCTTGAGGAAGTCGAACCCGTGGGCGCTGCACGCGATGGCCGAGCGGCTGCTGGAGGCCGCCGACCGCGGCCTCTGGGCGGAGCCGGAGGCGGGGACGCTGGACGCGCTCCGCGGCGCGGTGCTGGATGTTGAAGAACAACTCGAAGAGGCTGGAGAGGGCGCGCAGGCATGAGCAAGCTGATGGGGTTGGTTCCGGAGATCAGGCCGGTCGACGAGGCGGCGCGGGCCGCGGCGCTGGAGCGCCAGGCGCAGCTGCTGAAGCCGCCGGGCTCGCTCGGGCGGCTCGAGGAGGTCGCGGTCTGGGTCGCGGGCGTGACCGGGCGTGCGCGCGGGCCGATCCCGAAGACGCGCGTGGTCGTCGCCGCCGCCGACCACGGCGTGATGGAGGAGGGCGTCAGCGCGTTCCCGCAGGAGGTGACCGGGCAGATGCTCGGCGCGTTCGGTGCGGGGTGGGCGGCGATCACGGTCCTGGCGGCCCATGCCGGTGCTGACGTCGTGCTGGTCGACGCGGGCGTGATCGCGCCGCCGGAGAGCGTCGCGGGCGTCGATGTCGGGCTGCCGGCACCGTCGAAGAACCTCGCGGTCGAGCCCGCGCTGGCCGAGGACGAGGTGCGCTCCGCGATCCGCGCGGGCCGCGCGCTGGCGGCGAGCGCCGCCGCCGACGGCGTCGACCTCCTGATCGCCGGCGAGATGGGCATCGGCAACACGACGCCCGCCGCGTGCCTGACCGCGGCGTTGTGCGGGTTGTCGGCCGAGCAGGTCGTCGGCCGGGGCACGGGCGTGGACGACGACGGGCTGCAGC
The sequence above is a segment of the Conexibacter woesei Iso977N genome. Coding sequences within it:
- the cobT gene encoding nicotinate-nucleotide--dimethylbenzimidazole phosphoribosyltransferase, with amino-acid sequence MSKLMGLVPEIRPVDEAARAAALERQAQLLKPPGSLGRLEEVAVWVAGVTGRARGPIPKTRVVVAAADHGVMEEGVSAFPQEVTGQMLGAFGAGWAAITVLAAHAGADVVLVDAGVIAPPESVAGVDVGLPAPSKNLAVEPALAEDEVRSAIRAGRALAASAAADGVDLLIAGEMGIGNTTPAACLTAALCGLSAEQVVGRGTGVDDDGLQRKRAVIERALALHVEAAGGDPLEILRRLGGGELAVLCGLALGAGEHGLGLICDGVIATAAIAIAAELAPELKGRLLAGHRSVEPAHEHLLNHIGLRPLVELDLRLGEGSGAATALLVVNAACALHDGMATFAEVGVSG